The Accipiter gentilis chromosome 7, bAccGen1.1, whole genome shotgun sequence genome includes a region encoding these proteins:
- the LOC126040794 gene encoding keratin-associated protein 10-4-like isoform X3 gives MSLLLPLQIPFSLTMPGRIIQKSCQSLTKMSCYLHQCLPLVYQEPIPIKCPPMYAARCLPVPTWHSTLCSPQYVTPCVPQQRIMSSSFSQQQCVTQCVPRQQYATKCVPQQQCVTQCILKQPCETRCVTTCVPQQQCATKGVSQQPCVMKCVLQQQCATKGVPQQCATKCMTAYAPQQQSVTKCIPQQQYATRCVTTCVPQQLYLAKGIPQQQCATKCIPQQRVTTYTPQQQCATRCVTTCVPQQCATKHVSHQFVTSCAPQQCATMYVPQQCANRCVTKCVPQQCDAKGATICVPQQCETTCVPQQQCATQRVPQQQCATKGVPQQCVTKCVPQQQCVTKCVPQQQCVSKGVPQQQCATKGVPQQCVTKCVPQQQCSTKGVPQQQCVTKCVPQQQCSTNGVPQQQCVTKGVPQQQCATKCVPQQPRATKCVLQQCQSGGVKISSHSKKYCSVSKWPW, from the exons ATGTCACTGCTGCTGCCTCTCCAAATACCATTCAGTCTTACCATGCCAGGAAGGATTATACAAAAG TCCTGCCAAAGCCTCACCAAGATGTCGTGCTACCTACATCAGTGCCTTCCTCTGGTCTACCAGGAACCCATCCCCATCAAGTGCCCGCCGATGTACGCTGCCAGATGCCTGCCAGTGCCTACCTGGCACTCGACGCTGTGCAGCCCACAGTATGTAACCCCCTGTGTCCCCCAGCAGCGGATTATGTCCTCCAGCTTCTCCCAACAGCAGTGTGTGACCCAGTGTGTACCACGGCAGCAGTATGCAACCAAGTGTGTGCCGCAGCAGCAGTGTGTGACCCAGTGCATCCTAAAGCAGCCATGTGAAACTCGGTGCGTGACAACTTGCGTGCCACAGCAACAGTGTGCGACCAAGGGTGTGTCGCAGCAGCCTTGTGTGATGAAGtgtgtgctgcagcagcagtgtgCAACCAAAGGTGTGCCGCAACAGTGTGCAACCAAGTGCATGACCGCCTATGCCCCCCAGCAGCAGAGCGTGACCAAATGCATCCCACAGCAGCAGTATGCGACCAGGTGCGTGACCACGTGTGTGCCACAGCAGCTGTACCTGGCCAAGGGCATCCCACAGCAGCAGTGTGCGACCAAGTGCATCCCACAGCAGCGTGTGACCACGTACACCCCGCAGCAGCAGTGTGCGACCAGGTGTGTCACCACGTGTGTCCCACAGCAGTGTGCGACCAAGCATGTCTCGCACCAGTTTGTGACCTCTTGTGCCCCGCAGCAGTGTGCCACCATGTACGTCCCACAGCAGTGTGCGAACAGGTGTGTGACCAAGTGTGTCCCGCAGCAGTGTGACGCCAAGGGTGCTACCATTTGTGTTCCACAGCAGTGTGAGACAACTTGTGTCCCGCAGCAGCAGTGTGCCACCCAGCgtgtcccacagcagcagtgtGCAACCAAGGGTGTCCCACAGCAGTGTGTGACCAAGTGCGTCCCACAGCAGCAGTGTGTGACCAAATgtgtcccacagcagcagtgtGTGAGCAAGGGTGTTCCACAGCAGCAGTGTGCGACCAAGGGTGTCCCACAGCAGTGTGTGACCAA ATgtgtcccacagcagcagtgtTCGACCAAGGgtgtcccacagcagcagtgtGTGACCAAATgtgtcccacagcagcagtgtTCGACCAACGgtgtcccacagcagcagtgtGTGACCAAGGgtgtcccacagcagcagtgtGCCACCAAGTGTGTCCCACAGCAGCCACGTGCAACCAAATGTGTTCTGCAGCAATGTCAGTCAGGTGGAGTAAAAATTTCAAGTCACTCTAAAAAGTACTGTTCTGTGTCCAAATGGCCCTGGTAA
- the LOC126040794 gene encoding keratin-associated protein 10-4-like isoform X2, whose translation MSLLLPLQIPFSLTMPGRIIQKSCQSLTKMSCYLHQCLPLVYQEPIPIKCPPMYAARCLPVPTWHSTLCSPQYVTPCVPQQRIMSSSFSQQQCVTQCVPRQQYATKCVPQQQCVTQCILKQPCETRCVTTCVPQQQCATKGVSQQPCVMKCVLQQQCATKGVPQQCATKCMTAYAPQQQSVTKCIPQQQYATRCVTTCVPQQLYLAKGIPQQQCATKCIPQQRVTTYTPQQQCATRCVTTCVPQQCATKHVSHQFVTSCAPQQCATMYVPQQCANRCVTKCVPQQCDAKGATICVPQQCETTCVPQQQCATQRVPQQQCATKGVPQQCVTKCVPQQQCVTKCVPQQQCVSKGVPQQQCATKGVPQQCVTKCVPQQQCVTKCVPQQQCVTKGVPQQQCATKCVPQQQGATKCVPQQQCSTKGVPQQQCVTKCVPQQQCSTNGVPQQQCVTKGVPQQQCATKCVPQQPRATKCVLQQCQSGGVKISSHSKKYCSVSKWPW comes from the exons ATGTCACTGCTGCTGCCTCTCCAAATACCATTCAGTCTTACCATGCCAGGAAGGATTATACAAAAG TCCTGCCAAAGCCTCACCAAGATGTCGTGCTACCTACATCAGTGCCTTCCTCTGGTCTACCAGGAACCCATCCCCATCAAGTGCCCGCCGATGTACGCTGCCAGATGCCTGCCAGTGCCTACCTGGCACTCGACGCTGTGCAGCCCACAGTATGTAACCCCCTGTGTCCCCCAGCAGCGGATTATGTCCTCCAGCTTCTCCCAACAGCAGTGTGTGACCCAGTGTGTACCACGGCAGCAGTATGCAACCAAGTGTGTGCCGCAGCAGCAGTGTGTGACCCAGTGCATCCTAAAGCAGCCATGTGAAACTCGGTGCGTGACAACTTGCGTGCCACAGCAACAGTGTGCGACCAAGGGTGTGTCGCAGCAGCCTTGTGTGATGAAGtgtgtgctgcagcagcagtgtgCAACCAAAGGTGTGCCGCAACAGTGTGCAACCAAGTGCATGACCGCCTATGCCCCCCAGCAGCAGAGCGTGACCAAATGCATCCCACAGCAGCAGTATGCGACCAGGTGCGTGACCACGTGTGTGCCACAGCAGCTGTACCTGGCCAAGGGCATCCCACAGCAGCAGTGTGCGACCAAGTGCATCCCACAGCAGCGTGTGACCACGTACACCCCGCAGCAGCAGTGTGCGACCAGGTGTGTCACCACGTGTGTCCCACAGCAGTGTGCGACCAAGCATGTCTCGCACCAGTTTGTGACCTCTTGTGCCCCGCAGCAGTGTGCCACCATGTACGTCCCACAGCAGTGTGCGAACAGGTGTGTGACCAAGTGTGTCCCGCAGCAGTGTGACGCCAAGGGTGCTACCATTTGTGTTCCACAGCAGTGTGAGACAACTTGTGTCCCGCAGCAGCAGTGTGCCACCCAGCgtgtcccacagcagcagtgtGCAACCAAGGGTGTCCCACAGCAGTGTGTGACCAAGTGCGTCCCACAGCAGCAGTGTGTGACCAAATgtgtcccacagcagcagtgtGTGAGCAAGGGTGTTCCACAGCAGCAGTGTGCGACCAAGGGTGTCCCACAGCAGTGTGTGACCAAGTgtgtcccacagcagcagtgtGTGACCAAATGTGTCCCGCAGCAGCAGTGTGTGACCAAGGgtgtcccacagcagcagtgtGCGACCAAATGTGTCCCACAGCAGCAGGGTGCGACCAA ATgtgtcccacagcagcagtgtTCGACCAAGGgtgtcccacagcagcagtgtGTGACCAAATgtgtcccacagcagcagtgtTCGACCAACGgtgtcccacagcagcagtgtGTGACCAAGGgtgtcccacagcagcagtgtGCCACCAAGTGTGTCCCACAGCAGCCACGTGCAACCAAATGTGTTCTGCAGCAATGTCAGTCAGGTGGAGTAAAAATTTCAAGTCACTCTAAAAAGTACTGTTCTGTGTCCAAATGGCCCTGGTAA
- the LOC126040794 gene encoding keratin-associated protein 10-4-like isoform X1, giving the protein MSLLLPLQIPFSLTMPGRIIQKSCQSLTKMSCYLHQCLPLVYQEPIPIKCPPMYAARCLPVPTWHSTLCSPQYVTPCVPQQRIMSSSFSQQQCVTQCVPRQQYATKCVPQQQCVTQCILKQPCETRCVTTCVPQQQCATKGVSQQPCVMKCVLQQQCATKGVPQQCATKCMTAYAPQQQSVTKCIPQQQYATRCVTTCVPQQLYLAKGIPQQQCATKCIPQQRVTTYTPQQQCATRCVTTCVPQQCATKHVSHQFVTSCAPQQCATMYVPQQCANRCVTKCVPQQCDAKGATICVPQQCETTCVPQQQCATQRVPQQQCATKGVPQQCVTKCVPQQQCVTKCVPQQQCVSKGVPQQQCATKGVPQQCVTKCVPQQQCVTKCVPQQQCVTKGVPQQQCATKCVPQQQGATKCVPQQQCVTKGVPQQQCSTKGVPQQQCVTRCVPQQQCSTKGVPQQQCVTKCVPQQQCSTNGVPQQQCVTKGVPQQQCATKCVPQQPRATKCVLQQCQSGGVKISSHSKKYCSVSKWPW; this is encoded by the exons ATGTCACTGCTGCTGCCTCTCCAAATACCATTCAGTCTTACCATGCCAGGAAGGATTATACAAAAG TCCTGCCAAAGCCTCACCAAGATGTCGTGCTACCTACATCAGTGCCTTCCTCTGGTCTACCAGGAACCCATCCCCATCAAGTGCCCGCCGATGTACGCTGCCAGATGCCTGCCAGTGCCTACCTGGCACTCGACGCTGTGCAGCCCACAGTATGTAACCCCCTGTGTCCCCCAGCAGCGGATTATGTCCTCCAGCTTCTCCCAACAGCAGTGTGTGACCCAGTGTGTACCACGGCAGCAGTATGCAACCAAGTGTGTGCCGCAGCAGCAGTGTGTGACCCAGTGCATCCTAAAGCAGCCATGTGAAACTCGGTGCGTGACAACTTGCGTGCCACAGCAACAGTGTGCGACCAAGGGTGTGTCGCAGCAGCCTTGTGTGATGAAGtgtgtgctgcagcagcagtgtgCAACCAAAGGTGTGCCGCAACAGTGTGCAACCAAGTGCATGACCGCCTATGCCCCCCAGCAGCAGAGCGTGACCAAATGCATCCCACAGCAGCAGTATGCGACCAGGTGCGTGACCACGTGTGTGCCACAGCAGCTGTACCTGGCCAAGGGCATCCCACAGCAGCAGTGTGCGACCAAGTGCATCCCACAGCAGCGTGTGACCACGTACACCCCGCAGCAGCAGTGTGCGACCAGGTGTGTCACCACGTGTGTCCCACAGCAGTGTGCGACCAAGCATGTCTCGCACCAGTTTGTGACCTCTTGTGCCCCGCAGCAGTGTGCCACCATGTACGTCCCACAGCAGTGTGCGAACAGGTGTGTGACCAAGTGTGTCCCGCAGCAGTGTGACGCCAAGGGTGCTACCATTTGTGTTCCACAGCAGTGTGAGACAACTTGTGTCCCGCAGCAGCAGTGTGCCACCCAGCgtgtcccacagcagcagtgtGCAACCAAGGGTGTCCCACAGCAGTGTGTGACCAAGTGCGTCCCACAGCAGCAGTGTGTGACCAAATgtgtcccacagcagcagtgtGTGAGCAAGGGTGTTCCACAGCAGCAGTGTGCGACCAAGGGTGTCCCACAGCAGTGTGTGACCAAGTgtgtcccacagcagcagtgtGTGACCAAATGTGTCCCGCAGCAGCAGTGTGTGACCAAGGgtgtcccacagcagcagtgtGCGACCAAATGTGTCCCACAGCAGCAGGGTGCGACCAAGTgtgtcccacagcagcagtgtGTGACCAAGGgtgtcccacagcagcagtgtTCGACCAAGGgtgtcccacagcagcagtgtGTGACCAGATgtgtcccacagcagcagtgtTCGACCAAGGgtgtcccacagcagcagtgtGTGACCAAATgtgtcccacagcagcagtgtTCGACCAACGgtgtcccacagcagcagtgtGTGACCAAGGgtgtcccacagcagcagtgtGCCACCAAGTGTGTCCCACAGCAGCCACGTGCAACCAAATGTGTTCTGCAGCAATGTCAGTCAGGTGGAGTAAAAATTTCAAGTCACTCTAAAAAGTACTGTTCTGTGTCCAAATGGCCCTGGTAA